Proteins found in one Populus alba chromosome 14, ASM523922v2, whole genome shotgun sequence genomic segment:
- the LOC118041658 gene encoding uncharacterized protein, whose product MSSNNPTETIRSPEKPESGFEEEEEEVEKLEKLETEVKQMAKKILEYRTTLPDQLKTTVASLLSSQRPVLPHFDSGSDPGPSGELNPDSGGQDTSSRAELLTEEDRTTAEKTHLLKEKISSNVSAMPVVLKRMEDCISKIDKLYSYNGSIHPAFKKKRTS is encoded by the exons ATGTCGTCTAACAATCCGACCGAAACCATTCGGAGCCCTGAAAAACCGGAATCCGGAttcgaagaagaagaggaggaggtgGAGAAATTGGAAAAGCTGGAGACAGAAGTGAAGCAAATGGCAAAGAAGATTCTGGAATACAGAACCACTTTACCAGATCAACTCAAAACTACTGTCGCCTCGCTTCTTTCCTCGCAACGACCCGTTTTACCGCATTTCGATTCAGGGTCGGATCCTGGACCCTCCGGTGAACTTAACCCAG ATTCAGGAGGACAGGACACATCCAGTAGAGCAGAATTACTAACAGAGGAGGACCGAACGACTGCCGAGAAAACACATTTGTTGAAAGAGAAAATTTCCAGCAATGTCTCTGCTATGCCTGTAGTTTTAAAGAGGATGGAAGATTGTATTTCTAAGATTGACAAACTATATTCCTACAATGGAAGCATACATCCGGCGTTTAAAAAGAAGCGGACTAGCTGA